A region of the Nocardia higoensis genome:
TGCCGCCCATCACGTAGTGACAGGTCGGGAACACCGGCACCAGTTCCTTGACCGGGTCCACGCCCAGGTAGGTCCGGGAGAACTCGGTGATGTCGGGCAGCTTCTCCTCGAGCACGTCCTCGCCGAGGTGGGTCACGTCGATGTAGACGTAATCCTTGTTCGGCCCGGCGCCGCGGCCCTCGAGCACCTCGAGCACCATCGAGCGGGCAACGATGTCGCGGGGCGCGAGGTCCTTGATGGTGGGGGCGTAGCGCTCCATGAAGCGCTCGCCGTCGGCGTTGCGCAGGATGCCGCCCTCGCCGCGGACCGCCTCGGAGATGAGGATTCCGAGCCCGGCCAGACCTGTCGGATGGAACTGGTGGAACTCCATGTCCTCGAGCGGCAGACCCTTGCGGAACACGATCGCCATGCCGTCGCCGGTCAGCGTGTGCGCGTTCGAGGTGGTCTTGTACATGCGACCCGAGCCGCCGGTGGCGAACACGATCGACTTGGCGTGGAAGATGTGCAGCTCGCCGGTGGCCAGCTCGTAGGCGACCACGCCGGTGGCGACCGGACCGCGCTCGGTCTCGGTGAGTACCAGGTCGAGCACGTAGAACTCGTTGAAGAACTCCACGTCGTGCTTGACGCAGTTCTGGTACAGCGTCTGCAGGATCATGTGGCCGGTGCGGTCGGCCGCGTAGCAGGCCCGGCGCACGGGGGCCTTGCCGTGGTCGCGGGTGTGACCGCCGAAGCGACGCTGGTCGATCTTGCCTTCGGGGGTCCGGTTGAACGGCAGACCCATCTTCTCCAGGTCGAGCACCGCGTCGATGGCCTCCTTGGCCATGATCTCCGCGGCATCCTGGTCGACGATGTAGTCACCGCCCTTGACGGTGTCGAAGGTGTGCCACTCCCAGTTGTCCTCTTCCACGTTGGCCAGCGCGGCGCACATGCCGCCCTGGGCCGCGCCGGTGTGGCTGCGGGTCGGGTACAGCTTGGTCAGCACGGCCGTCCGGACACGGGGGCCCGCCTCGATGGCCGCGCGCATACCCGCGCCGCCGGCACCGACGATGACGACGTCGTAGCGATGTTCCTGCACAGGACGGGCTGCGACGGCGCCGCTGTTGCGTTCGCTGGACTCACTCATGCGAGGTGGCCTGTTCCTAACTGATGTTGGGGTCGAAAGTGAAGATGACGTAGGTGCCGACGCCCATGATCAGGATCATCGAGACGGCCAGCAGGACCTTGAGCCAGAAGCGGGTCGAGTCCTTGCGGGAGTAGTCGTCGATCACGGTGCGCAAGCCGTTGCCGCCGTGCAGCTGCGCCAGCCAGAGCATGGCCAGGTCCCAGATCTGCCAGAACGGCGAGGCCCAGCGTCCGGCCACGAAGCCGAAGTTCAGCCGCTTCACGCCGCCGTCGAGCATCAGCATGATGAAGATGTGGCCGAAGACCAGCACGATCAGCAGCAGGCCGGAGAAGCGCATGAACATCCACGCGTACTTCTCGAAGTTGTTGCCCGAGCGAGCGCGCGGCGAGCGCGGCAGGTCGAGGCTGGCAGGCCGGTCGTAGGACTTGCCGAGAACAGGTGCGCTCATCGTGATCAGTGCTCCGTCAGCAGGTAGAAGAACATGCGGCCGATGCCCGCGCCCGCGGTCACGACCGTGACGGCCAGCACGACCCAGAGCATCTGACGCTGGAAACGCGGGCCTTCCGACCAGAAGTCGACCAGGATCACCCGCACGCCGTTGAGTGCGTGGAACAGCACGCACACGACCAGGCCCATCTCCATGAGCGCGACCACGGGCGTCTTGTAGATCTCGATCGCCTCGTTGTACATCTGCGGGCTGACCCGCACCAGGGCAGTGTCCAGCACGTGCACGAAGAGGAAGAAGAAGAGTGTGACACCGGTGATCCGGTGCAGCGCCCAGGACCACATTCCGGGGTCGCCTCGATAGAGCGTCTTCCGCTTCGGCTGAGCCGGAGCTTCGATCGTGGTCATAGAGTGCGCTGCCTCCAACGTCGTCGATGGACCCGGTTGCAGGCCCGGTGCCGACCGCGTGTGGGATGGGGCGAAATCCCCAGGTGGCTGTGCCTTGCTCCTCTAGCACGTGCCCGCTGTCGGGAACCTGAACCGATCTATCTCGGACTCTAATCCTCTCCGAATCGCGGAACTAATTCGGCGTGCCGTGCGTTGCACGCCCGCCACGTGGGTTAGGTTTACCTTTGTTGCTGTCAAACGGGGTGCGCTTCGCCGTGTTCGCGCGTTGCTCAGGCCTGTTCGAGGGGAGGTCGACTGTGCCCGAAATCGACTGGAATGCATTGCGCGACAAAGCACTTGAGGCGATGCGGCACGCCTATTCGCCGTACTCGCGGTTCCCGGTGGGCGCCGCGGCTCTCAGCGCCGACGGCAGAATTGTGAGTGGATGCAATGTGGAAAATGTCTCATACGGCCTGACCCTGTGTGCCGAATGTGTACTCGTCGGTAACTTGATTGTGACCGGCGCCAGGCGATTGATCGCGGTGTCGGTCTGCGATTCCTGGGGCGAAATTCTGACCCCCTGCGGGCGCTGCCGCCAGGTGTTGCTCGAACATGGCGGCGCCGAGTTGCTCATCGACCATTCCGACCGCCCGCGCCCACTGGGCGAACTGCTTCCCGAGGCGTTCGGGCCCGGCCATCTGGCGGCAGGGCAGACCTGACGGAGGAACCCCGCCGCGCGTGATCACCGCCGCGCGCAATTCTGCCGCATGCCAGACTGGCCCCGTGACAGCTCTGGACGCGGTTTCGATCATCACGACCAAACGCGACGGTGGGCAACTGTCCGGCGAGCAGATCGACTGGGTGATCGACCGGTTCACCCTCGGCGAGGTCACCGACGAGCAGATGGCCGCGCTGGCGATGGCGATCTGCTGGCGAGGGATGACCCGCGCCGAAACCGCGCGCTGGACCGCCGCCATGATCGCCTCGGGGCAACGGATGGACTTCACCGATCTGCCCCGCCCCACCGTCGACAAGCACTCCACCGGCGGCGTCGGCGACAAGATCACCCTGCCGCTCGCGCCGCTGGTCGCCGCGTGCGGTGCGGCGGTGCCGCAACTGTCCGGTCGCGGCCTCGGCCACACCGGCGGAACCCTGGACAAGCTGGAGTCGATCCCGGGCTGGCGGGCCGACGTGTCGCCCGCGCGATTGCGGGAGATCCTCGCCGACCCGGCCGTCGGCGCGGCGGTGTGCGCGGCGGGCGCGGATCTGGCCCCGGCCGACAAACGCCTCTACGCGCTGCGCGATGTCACCGGCACCGTCGAATCGATCCCGCTGATCGCCAGCTCCATCATGAGCAAGAAGATCGCCGAGGGTACCGCCGCGCTGGTGCTGGACGTGAAGGTCGGCGCCGGCGCCTTCATGAAGGAC
Encoded here:
- the sdhA gene encoding succinate dehydrogenase flavoprotein subunit, which encodes MQEHRYDVVIVGAGGAGMRAAIEAGPRVRTAVLTKLYPTRSHTGAAQGGMCAALANVEEDNWEWHTFDTVKGGDYIVDQDAAEIMAKEAIDAVLDLEKMGLPFNRTPEGKIDQRRFGGHTRDHGKAPVRRACYAADRTGHMILQTLYQNCVKHDVEFFNEFYVLDLVLTETERGPVATGVVAYELATGELHIFHAKSIVFATGGSGRMYKTTSNAHTLTGDGMAIVFRKGLPLEDMEFHQFHPTGLAGLGILISEAVRGEGGILRNADGERFMERYAPTIKDLAPRDIVARSMVLEVLEGRGAGPNKDYVYIDVTHLGEDVLEEKLPDITEFSRTYLGVDPVKELVPVFPTCHYVMGGIPTRIRGEVLRNNTDVVPGLYAAGECACVSVHGANRLGTNSLLDINVFGRRAGIAAAEYAERSDFVEMPENPAQMVQDWLALILSDHGNERVADIRTELQRSMDNNASVFRTEDTLKQALTDIHALKERYSRITVQDKGKRYNSDLLEAVELGFLLELAEVTVAGALNRKESRGGHAREDYPDRDDVNFMRHTMAYKEGTDLLSDIRLDFKPVVQTRYEPMERKY
- a CDS encoding cytidine deaminase; the encoded protein is MPEIDWNALRDKALEAMRHAYSPYSRFPVGAAALSADGRIVSGCNVENVSYGLTLCAECVLVGNLIVTGARRLIAVSVCDSWGEILTPCGRCRQVLLEHGGAELLIDHSDRPRPLGELLPEAFGPGHLAAGQT
- a CDS encoding thymidine phosphorylase codes for the protein MTALDAVSIITTKRDGGQLSGEQIDWVIDRFTLGEVTDEQMAALAMAICWRGMTRAETARWTAAMIASGQRMDFTDLPRPTVDKHSTGGVGDKITLPLAPLVAACGAAVPQLSGRGLGHTGGTLDKLESIPGWRADVSPARLREILADPAVGAAVCAAGADLAPADKRLYALRDVTGTVESIPLIASSIMSKKIAEGTAALVLDVKVGAGAFMKDVASATELATTMVELGADAGVRTVALLTAMDTPLGRTAGNALEVAESVEVLAGGGPADVVELTMALATEMVALAGLDADPARVLASGRAMDHWRSMVRAQGGDPDAPLPRAAHTETLRAERDGVLTRLDALGVGLAAWRLGAGRAKQGDPVQFGAGVEMHAKPGAVVRAGDPLFTMHTDTPRTFPAAASALTEAIDIGDRAPDARPLLLDRIG
- a CDS encoding succinate dehydrogenase hydrophobic membrane anchor subunit; its protein translation is MSAPVLGKSYDRPASLDLPRSPRARSGNNFEKYAWMFMRFSGLLLIVLVFGHIFIMLMLDGGVKRLNFGFVAGRWASPFWQIWDLAMLWLAQLHGGNGLRTVIDDYSRKDSTRFWLKVLLAVSMILIMGVGTYVIFTFDPNIS
- the sdhC gene encoding succinate dehydrogenase, cytochrome b556 subunit; translated protein: MTTIEAPAQPKRKTLYRGDPGMWSWALHRITGVTLFFFLFVHVLDTALVRVSPQMYNEAIEIYKTPVVALMEMGLVVCVLFHALNGVRVILVDFWSEGPRFQRQMLWVVLAVTVVTAGAGIGRMFFYLLTEH